A window from Mycolicibacterium tokaiense encodes these proteins:
- a CDS encoding DUF6328 family protein: protein MFERVGAGPERDETHTEKLDRNWASLLQELRVAQTGVQLLTGLLLTLPFHDRFADLSPLLRTVYLVTVGCSIVSTVLLASPVAMHRVLFRQHRLDQLVAAAHKTTYVGLMFLGISLVGVVVLVFGAVAGDGAGVLAGAAALVGFLLFWVVLPLAMRARPKPPTAPRSR from the coding sequence ATGTTCGAACGCGTGGGCGCCGGGCCCGAGCGGGACGAGACGCACACCGAGAAGCTGGACCGCAACTGGGCAAGTCTGCTGCAGGAGCTGCGGGTGGCGCAGACCGGCGTACAGCTGCTGACCGGGCTGCTGCTGACCCTGCCGTTTCACGACCGTTTCGCGGATCTCAGCCCGCTGCTGCGTACCGTCTATCTGGTCACCGTCGGTTGCTCGATCGTCAGCACGGTGCTGCTGGCCAGCCCGGTGGCCATGCATCGGGTGCTGTTCCGGCAGCACCGCCTCGACCAACTGGTGGCAGCGGCCCACAAGACCACCTACGTGGGCCTGATGTTCCTCGGGATCTCTCTGGTAGGGGTGGTGGTCCTGGTGTTCGGCGCCGTGGCGGGCGATGGTGCCGGGGTGCTCGCCGGCGCGGCGGCGCTGGTCGGATTCCTGCTGTTCTGGGTGGTGCTGCCGCTGGCGATGCGGGCCAGACCGAAGCCGCCGACCGCCCCTCGATCACGGTGA
- a CDS encoding alpha/beta fold hydrolase — MSAGPVGGPESAGVVWRFDEFELDTAQYELRGNSAVIRIEPQVFDVLTQLVANRHRLVSKEELFDSVWGGRFVGEAALTSRIKAARRALGDDGEAQSYIRTVRGRGYQFVGTVVGDASVTDEPPQAPLPRQSIAFTRAADGIRLAYAVAGDGPPLIRAANWMTHLGYDIESPVWSHWVRDLAQGHTFIRYDERGCGLSDWEAGEFTFDDWVADLESVVGALGLERFPLLGVSQGGAVAVAYAARHPERVSKLVLCGAYARGRAVRAVGDQEKRAAALDLDLARVGWGRDDPAFRQVFAAQFLPDGTRADWAAFDQLQRRTTSGENAVRFLEEFARIDVRDLAREVQCPTLILHSREDHRVPMESGQELAALIPDAHLVTLDSKNHLLTGAEPAWAVFRNEVAAFLRP; from the coding sequence ATGTCCGCCGGCCCGGTCGGCGGACCCGAGTCCGCGGGTGTGGTGTGGCGGTTCGACGAATTCGAACTCGACACCGCGCAGTACGAACTGCGCGGCAACAGTGCGGTGATCCGGATCGAACCACAGGTGTTCGACGTGTTGACCCAGTTGGTGGCCAACCGGCATCGGCTGGTGAGCAAGGAGGAACTCTTCGACAGTGTCTGGGGCGGACGGTTCGTCGGTGAAGCCGCACTGACCAGCCGGATCAAGGCCGCCCGTCGGGCGCTCGGGGACGACGGGGAAGCGCAGAGCTACATCCGCACGGTGCGCGGCCGCGGGTATCAGTTCGTCGGCACCGTGGTCGGCGATGCGTCGGTGACCGACGAGCCGCCCCAGGCGCCGCTGCCGCGCCAGAGCATCGCGTTCACCCGTGCCGCGGACGGAATTCGGCTGGCCTACGCCGTCGCCGGTGACGGCCCGCCGCTGATACGCGCCGCCAACTGGATGACCCATCTCGGCTACGACATCGAGAGCCCGGTGTGGAGTCACTGGGTCCGCGATCTGGCCCAGGGGCACACCTTCATCCGCTACGACGAGCGAGGCTGCGGACTCTCCGATTGGGAGGCCGGGGAATTCACCTTCGACGACTGGGTGGCCGACCTGGAATCGGTGGTCGGAGCCCTTGGTCTGGAACGGTTCCCGCTTCTGGGCGTGTCACAGGGCGGGGCGGTCGCGGTGGCCTACGCGGCTCGGCATCCTGAGCGGGTGAGCAAACTGGTGCTGTGCGGCGCCTATGCCCGCGGGCGAGCGGTGCGTGCGGTGGGTGATCAGGAAAAACGCGCCGCGGCACTGGATCTCGACCTTGCCCGGGTGGGGTGGGGCCGCGATGATCCGGCCTTCCGGCAGGTGTTCGCGGCACAGTTCCTGCCCGACGGGACCCGCGCGGACTGGGCGGCCTTCGACCAGCTGCAGCGTCGGACCACCTCCGGCGAGAACGCCGTCCGTTTCCTGGAGGAGTTCGCCAGGATCGACGTGCGCGACCTCGCTCGGGAAGTGCAGTGTCCCACGCTGATCCTGCATTCACGTGAGGATCACCGCGTGCCGATGGAATCGGGTCAGGAACTCGCGGCGCTGATTCCGGACGCGCACCTGGTGACGCTGGACAGCAAGAACCATCTGCTGACCGGTGCCGAGCCGGCGTGGGCGGTGTTCCGCAACGAGGTCGCTGCGTTCTTGAGACCGTGA
- a CDS encoding RNA polymerase-binding protein RbpA: MADRVLRGSRLGAVSYETDRNHDLAPRQVARYRTDNGEIFDVPFADDAEIPGTWPCKNGMEGTLIDGDVPEPKKVKPPRTHWDMLLERRSVEELEELLKERLDIIKTKRRG; this comes from the coding sequence ATGGCTGATCGTGTCCTGCGAGGTAGTCGCCTCGGAGCTGTGAGCTACGAGACCGACCGCAACCATGACCTGGCGCCGCGTCAGGTAGCGCGGTACCGCACCGACAACGGCGAGATCTTCGACGTGCCCTTCGCCGACGACGCCGAGATTCCCGGGACGTGGCCGTGCAAGAACGGCATGGAGGGCACCCTCATCGACGGCGACGTGCCGGAGCCGAAGAAGGTCAAGCCCCCGCGCACCCACTGGGACATGCTGCTGGAGCGCCGTTCGGTCGAGGAACTCGAGGAGCTGCTCAAGGAGCGCCTCGACATCATCAAGACCAAGCGGCGCGGCTGA
- a CDS encoding DoxX family protein translates to MLLRRVARPLLSAAFIGQGIEALRSPKPAADAARPTLEGLQKLPEPVGPNVPKDAETFAKITAAVQIGGGVLLATGKVPRLASAALAATVIPANLGSHMFWSEADPELKAQKRKDFLVDLSLLGGLIIASADTAGKPSIGWRSRRAAHKVSNKVTAALPSGSTPALIDGEVVDKVGKNLQGGLHAGAERSRELAERSAPLLGAARERGAELAEIALDRGSEWAHVARERGAELAEIARERGLELADVARDRGGDFADVARDRGIELADVARDRGLTLAEVARDRGGDLAHSALSHSEDLSRKARKKARKQAKALRR, encoded by the coding sequence ATGTTGCTTCGCCGAGTAGCCCGTCCCCTGTTGTCCGCCGCCTTCATCGGCCAAGGCATCGAAGCGTTACGCAGCCCCAAACCGGCTGCCGACGCCGCCCGGCCCACCCTCGAAGGTTTGCAGAAACTGCCAGAACCCGTGGGCCCCAACGTTCCCAAGGACGCGGAGACGTTCGCGAAGATCACCGCAGCGGTCCAGATCGGCGGCGGCGTGTTGTTGGCCACCGGCAAGGTGCCGCGGCTGGCATCGGCAGCCCTGGCGGCCACCGTCATTCCCGCCAACCTCGGCTCCCACATGTTCTGGTCCGAGGCCGATCCCGAGCTCAAGGCGCAGAAGCGCAAGGACTTCCTGGTGGACCTGAGCCTGCTCGGCGGGCTGATCATCGCCTCCGCCGACACCGCGGGTAAGCCGTCCATCGGCTGGCGCAGCCGCCGGGCGGCCCACAAGGTCAGCAACAAGGTGACCGCAGCACTGCCCAGCGGTTCAACCCCGGCGCTGATCGACGGCGAAGTCGTCGACAAGGTGGGCAAGAACCTGCAGGGTGGCCTGCACGCCGGAGCCGAACGCAGCCGGGAGCTGGCCGAGCGCAGCGCGCCGTTGCTCGGGGCGGCCCGCGAGCGCGGTGCCGAGCTCGCCGAGATCGCGCTGGACCGCGGGTCGGAGTGGGCGCACGTGGCCCGCGAGCGGGGTGCCGAACTCGCCGAGATCGCCCGGGAGCGGGGCTTGGAACTCGCTGACGTGGCCCGGGATCGCGGAGGCGATTTCGCCGACGTCGCCCGCGACCGCGGTATCGAGCTCGCTGACGTGGCCCGCGACCGCGGCCTGACTCTGGCCGAGGTGGCCCGTGACCGCGGCGGCGATCTGGCCCACTCGGCCCTGAGTCACAGCGAGGACCTGTCCCGCAAGGCCCGGAAGAAGGCGCGTAAGCAGGCCAAGGCGCTGCGCCGCTGA
- a CDS encoding alpha/beta fold hydrolase, whose protein sequence is MPTLTTSDGVEIFYKDWGSGQPIVFSHGWPLSSDDWDTQMLYFLSQGYRVVAHDRRGHGRSTQVADGHDMDHYADDLKAVVDHLDLRDAIHVGHSTGGGEVVRYLARHGQDRAAKAALLCAVPPLMVKTDANPDGLPKDVFDGLQQQLAANRSEFYRALPSGPFYGFNRPGAQASEAVIANWWRQGMMGGAKAHYDGIVAFSQTDFTADLGTITIPVLVVHSKEDQIVPYVASGPRTAELLANATLKTYEDFPHGLPTTHADVLNPELLAFFQA, encoded by the coding sequence ATGCCCACCCTCACCACCAGCGACGGCGTCGAGATCTTCTACAAGGACTGGGGATCCGGCCAGCCCATCGTGTTCAGTCACGGTTGGCCGTTGTCCTCCGACGACTGGGACACCCAGATGTTGTACTTCCTGTCCCAGGGCTACCGGGTGGTGGCCCACGACCGCCGCGGTCACGGCCGGTCCACCCAGGTGGCCGACGGCCACGACATGGACCACTATGCCGATGATCTGAAGGCCGTGGTGGACCACCTGGATCTGCGCGACGCGATTCACGTCGGGCATTCGACGGGTGGCGGCGAAGTGGTGCGCTATCTGGCCCGTCATGGTCAGGACCGGGCCGCCAAAGCCGCTCTGCTGTGCGCGGTTCCGCCGCTGATGGTCAAGACCGACGCCAACCCCGACGGGCTGCCGAAAGACGTCTTCGACGGCCTGCAGCAGCAGCTGGCCGCCAACCGCTCGGAGTTCTACCGCGCCCTGCCCTCCGGGCCGTTCTACGGGTTCAACCGACCGGGCGCGCAGGCATCGGAGGCCGTGATCGCCAACTGGTGGCGCCAGGGCATGATGGGCGGCGCCAAGGCCCACTACGACGGCATCGTGGCGTTCTCCCAGACGGACTTCACCGCGGACCTGGGCACCATCACCATCCCGGTATTGGTGGTGCACAGCAAGGAAGACCAGATCGTGCCCTACGTGGCGTCCGGGCCACGGACGGCCGAACTGCTCGCCAACGCGACGCTCAAGACCTACGAGGACTTTCCGCACGGCTTGCCGACCACACACGCCGACGTGCTGAACCCGGAGCTACTGGCGTTCTTCCAGGCTTGA
- a CDS encoding RDD family protein: MTSGDYPNNPDPNYPPAPGAYPPPPPPQQYGPPPGGAYPPPPPGNYPPPPQGNYPPPPPSQYGAPGGYPPPQFGPTGGAEPGSLGIRFAARLIDNIITGIVISILLLVLGLWDGYVIPGIVSGLLTFAYFVGFEVTQGWTPAKKMLGLSVRGPGGAPKPDFQQSAIRNAFTLFSIIPFVGGLLAFIAYIVIAVTINGSPTKQGKHDELAGGTQVVKG, from the coding sequence ATGACTTCGGGTGACTATCCCAACAATCCGGATCCCAACTACCCGCCTGCGCCCGGCGCCTACCCGCCGCCTCCCCCACCGCAGCAGTACGGACCGCCGCCCGGTGGGGCCTACCCACCCCCGCCGCCCGGCAACTACCCGCCGCCGCCCCAGGGCAACTACCCGCCTCCGCCCCCGTCGCAGTACGGGGCGCCGGGCGGGTACCCACCCCCGCAGTTCGGTCCGACGGGCGGGGCCGAGCCGGGCAGCCTTGGCATTCGCTTTGCTGCCCGACTGATCGACAACATCATCACCGGGATCGTCATCTCGATCCTGCTGCTGGTCCTCGGCTTGTGGGACGGCTATGTAATCCCCGGCATCGTGTCCGGTCTGCTGACCTTCGCCTACTTCGTGGGCTTCGAGGTCACCCAGGGCTGGACCCCGGCGAAGAAGATGCTGGGCCTGTCCGTGCGCGGCCCGGGCGGTGCACCGAAGCCGGACTTCCAGCAGTCGGCCATCCGTAACGCCTTCACGCTGTTCTCGATCATCCCGTTCGTCGGCGGCCTGCTGGCGTTCATCGCCTACATCGTGATCGCCGTGACCATCAACGGCAGTCCCACCAAGCAGGGCAAGCACGACGAGCTCGCCGGTGGAACTCAGGTGGTCAAGGGCTGA
- a CDS encoding SCO6745 family protein gives MRRSPALARRFFDRFEPVHAVTYFAPEARRAMDDLGLRGFWMGYFAARSAPLGRAPAEVVAATFHNFSRWRVATALEAAWQRTTPGQAVQARSGGAVAALRRYGLDEHQSLSATAELAAKAALGAVLDGRPLFAANAALPWPEEPLARLWHATTLLREHRGDGHVAVLTANGISGREANVLHCLSGAVSEQYMRRARDYDDQEWAACRLGLAARGLVAGEELSPAGWRLKDDIETATDRLALDALSVLDDAEVEALFAGLTPLTRLVVAGGDVPELTPMGLRRDELDDNSSGLR, from the coding sequence GTGAGACGTTCCCCCGCACTGGCCCGCCGATTCTTCGATCGCTTCGAACCCGTGCACGCGGTGACCTACTTCGCACCCGAGGCCAGGCGGGCAATGGACGACCTGGGTCTGCGCGGGTTCTGGATGGGCTATTTCGCGGCCCGGTCGGCGCCGCTGGGTCGCGCGCCGGCCGAAGTCGTGGCCGCCACGTTCCACAACTTCTCCAGGTGGCGGGTGGCCACCGCACTGGAGGCAGCCTGGCAGCGCACCACCCCGGGCCAGGCCGTGCAGGCCCGTTCCGGCGGGGCGGTGGCCGCACTGCGCCGCTATGGCCTGGACGAGCACCAGAGTCTCTCTGCCACAGCGGAACTGGCCGCCAAGGCGGCACTGGGGGCAGTGCTGGACGGGCGGCCGCTGTTCGCCGCCAACGCCGCTCTTCCCTGGCCAGAGGAGCCGCTGGCTCGGCTCTGGCACGCGACCACCCTGCTGCGCGAACACCGCGGCGACGGGCATGTGGCCGTGCTGACGGCGAACGGGATCAGCGGTCGTGAGGCCAACGTGTTGCACTGTCTCTCCGGTGCGGTCAGTGAGCAGTACATGCGGCGGGCCCGAGATTACGACGACCAGGAGTGGGCGGCATGCCGGCTCGGTCTGGCCGCGCGCGGCCTGGTCGCGGGCGAGGAGTTGTCACCGGCGGGATGGCGCCTCAAGGACGACATCGAAACCGCGACCGACCGGCTGGCGCTCGACGCACTGTCGGTTTTGGACGACGCAGAGGTGGAGGCGCTGTTCGCCGGCCTGACACCGTTGACCCGTCTGGTGGTCGCCGGCGGCGATGTACCGGAACTGACTCCGATGGGACTGCGCCGAGATGAACTCGACGACAACAGTTCCGGCCTGCGCTGA
- a CDS encoding carboxylesterase/lipase family protein, protein MHEHTKRVTTSSGVVEGFTRNGVNRWRSIPYAKPPVGPLRFRAPMPAEPWRGVRYCHGFANCAPQQRKYTLTGIGRYQTMGEDCLTLNVVAPEAASDEPLPVMVFVHGGAYILGSSATPIYDGVKLARQGCVYVSVNYRLGALGCLDLSALGTAAHPIDSNLFLRDLVLALSWVRDNIAVFGGDPANVTIFGESAGAHAVTSLLAVPAAEGLFSQVISESPAAGMSSSAEQAAEFANRFVALLGIEESEAARVLRTAPAAELVNAMDGLIAQGSQEMLGAFPAGPTHGDEYLPVEPLEAMRRGSAHRVPLIVGTNAEEARLFTRFLKLLPTTEPMIEALLAEAGPDARARITAAYPDYPRPAACIQLGGDFAFASAAWDIAEAHSRHAPTYLYRYDYAPRTLKWSGLGATHATELLAVFDVYRTRFGSLLTAAGDQRSAAAVTRAVQSRWLEFSRTGVPGGDWPAYHHDDRSVLVFDRRTRVELDPDRDRRSAWSGFSLTS, encoded by the coding sequence ATGCACGAGCACACCAAGCGCGTCACCACCTCCAGCGGTGTCGTCGAGGGGTTCACCCGCAACGGGGTGAACCGTTGGCGCTCCATCCCGTACGCCAAGCCGCCGGTGGGACCACTGCGTTTTCGCGCGCCGATGCCTGCCGAGCCGTGGCGGGGCGTGCGGTACTGCCACGGATTCGCCAACTGCGCGCCACAGCAGCGCAAGTACACCCTCACCGGGATCGGTCGCTACCAGACCATGGGCGAGGACTGCCTGACGCTCAATGTCGTCGCACCCGAGGCCGCGTCGGACGAGCCGCTGCCGGTGATGGTGTTCGTCCACGGCGGTGCCTACATCCTGGGTAGTTCGGCCACCCCCATCTACGACGGGGTGAAGCTGGCCCGCCAGGGCTGTGTCTATGTGTCGGTGAACTACCGGCTGGGGGCGTTGGGGTGCCTGGACCTGTCGGCGCTGGGTACCGCGGCGCATCCGATCGATTCCAACCTGTTCCTGCGTGATCTGGTGCTGGCGCTGTCCTGGGTGCGGGACAACATCGCGGTGTTCGGCGGGGACCCGGCCAACGTCACGATCTTCGGAGAGAGCGCGGGCGCCCACGCCGTCACCTCTCTGCTGGCCGTTCCTGCCGCCGAAGGCCTTTTCTCGCAAGTCATTTCGGAGAGCCCGGCCGCCGGCATGTCCTCGTCGGCCGAGCAGGCCGCGGAGTTCGCCAACCGCTTCGTGGCCCTGCTGGGTATCGAGGAGTCCGAGGCGGCGCGGGTTCTGCGCACCGCACCGGCCGCCGAACTCGTGAACGCGATGGATGGGCTGATCGCCCAGGGCAGCCAGGAGATGCTCGGCGCCTTCCCGGCCGGTCCCACCCACGGCGACGAGTATCTGCCGGTCGAGCCGCTGGAGGCGATGCGCCGGGGTTCGGCGCACCGTGTGCCGCTCATCGTGGGCACCAACGCCGAAGAGGCGCGGCTGTTCACCCGGTTCCTCAAACTGCTGCCGACCACCGAACCGATGATCGAGGCGCTGCTGGCGGAGGCCGGACCGGATGCCCGCGCCCGCATCACCGCCGCCTACCCGGACTATCCCCGCCCGGCGGCGTGCATCCAGCTCGGCGGGGACTTCGCGTTTGCCTCGGCGGCCTGGGACATCGCCGAGGCCCACAGCCGCCATGCTCCCACCTACCTGTACCGCTACGACTACGCCCCGCGCACGCTGAAGTGGTCGGGGCTGGGTGCCACCCATGCCACCGAACTGCTGGCGGTCTTCGACGTGTACCGCACCCGGTTCGGCTCGCTGCTCACCGCAGCGGGTGATCAGCGTTCGGCCGCCGCCGTCACCCGTGCCGTGCAGAGCCGGTGGCTGGAGTTCAGCCGCACCGGTGTGCCCGGCGGGGACTGGCCGGCGTACCACCACGACGACCGGTCGGTGCTGGTGTTCGACCGGCGCACCCGGGTGGAACTCGACCCGGATCGGGACCGCCGCTCGGCGTGGTCGGGCTTCTCGCTGACGTCGTGA
- a CDS encoding TetR/AcrR family transcriptional regulator produces the protein MSDPVAREATRRRLTAKQADTVDRLGRSAVDVLSREGFAGLTIRMVAAEAGVGAATAYTYFSSKEHLVAEVFWRRLAGTPAPPNDSPDRTTRVIAVLRHIALLLADEPELAGAVTTALLGKDPDVEHLRQRIGREINTRLTGALGDDGDPAVIETLELMYAGALVRAGMGYNSYQEIAELLEKSARLILT, from the coding sequence GTGTCCGATCCGGTAGCTCGGGAAGCCACCAGGCGACGACTGACCGCCAAGCAGGCCGACACCGTGGACCGGCTGGGCCGATCCGCTGTCGACGTACTCAGCCGCGAGGGTTTCGCGGGCCTGACCATCCGCATGGTGGCCGCTGAGGCCGGTGTCGGCGCAGCGACGGCGTACACGTACTTCTCCTCCAAAGAGCATCTGGTGGCCGAGGTGTTCTGGCGCCGACTGGCCGGCACTCCGGCGCCGCCCAACGACTCTCCGGACCGCACCACCCGCGTGATCGCCGTGCTGCGGCACATCGCGCTGCTGCTGGCCGACGAACCCGAGCTCGCGGGTGCGGTCACCACTGCCCTGCTGGGCAAGGACCCCGACGTCGAACACCTGCGACAGCGCATCGGGCGGGAGATCAACACACGTCTGACCGGGGCGCTCGGTGATGACGGGGACCCGGCGGTGATCGAGACCCTGGAGCTGATGTACGCGGGTGCGCTGGTGCGCGCAGGTATGGGCTACAACTCCTATCAGGAGATCGCCGAACTGCTGGAGAAGTCGGCGCGGTTGATACTCACCTGA
- a CDS encoding DUF4333 domain-containing protein — MRTLVRTVATAAVVVSAAVGCSFSAGSGPPTVSKADLEKDITQRLADADQKPQSVTCSADLEGVVGKTTTCEVVLSDTNAIEPVVEVTKVDGTTVNYEMTPALSQEQLEKAVANLVTETAGDDVTGVTCDGGLEGTEGTETNCSMQLGGEPLDTVVTVTTVDGLMMNFEVNQA; from the coding sequence ATGCGCACACTGGTCCGCACGGTCGCCACCGCGGCCGTGGTCGTCTCGGCGGCCGTCGGCTGCAGCTTCAGTGCCGGCTCCGGTCCGCCGACGGTGAGCAAGGCCGATCTCGAGAAGGACATCACCCAGCGACTCGCCGATGCCGACCAGAAGCCGCAGTCGGTGACGTGCAGCGCTGATCTCGAAGGGGTCGTGGGCAAGACCACCACGTGCGAGGTGGTGCTCAGTGACACCAATGCCATCGAGCCGGTGGTCGAGGTCACCAAGGTGGACGGCACCACGGTGAATTACGAGATGACCCCGGCACTCTCGCAGGAACAGCTGGAGAAGGCGGTGGCGAACCTGGTCACCGAGACCGCGGGAGACGACGTCACCGGGGTGACCTGCGACGGTGGGCTCGAGGGCACCGAAGGCACCGAGACCAACTGTTCCATGCAACTCGGCGGGGAGCCGCTGGACACCGTGGTCACCGTCACCACGGTGGATGGGCTGATGATGAACTTCGAGGTCAATCAGGCCTGA
- a CDS encoding primary-amine oxidase, producing MNDHPLDPLSADEFTAVSAILRRERGVGEGWRINCVEMVEPGKAELAAFDGGGQRPARRALVLCLDRAANATYRSVVSLTDDRVETFDHVPGVQANFTVDEFHECDEMLRSHPDVIAALAKRGITDMELVFMDTWTYGDAVAPPEFRDRRIGWSDTWLRSAPGANPYATAVSGLHCVVDLNSMELLRVEDDDPFAAGGRPPVTMGEYVPKHIPDRIKAGYQREPLKPLEITQPDGPSFTLTGNLLRWQNWSLRVGFNHREGMTLHTLKYRDGERDRSVAHRLSFAEMMVPYRDPSVDHYRRTAFDIGEWGLGFMTTSLALGCDCLGEIRYLDATLHNSKGEPYTIANAVCIHEEDNAVLWKHVDAGSAEVRRMRRLTISSHVTVANYEYLIYWRLYQDGNIECEVRATGIMVTTPVPPGKPHPNGTLVDQGTYAPFHQHFLVARLDLDVDGTENTVYMTESHAAPTSDDNPYGLSVVQRNVPLRSEGQGIQDLNFATQRAWKVVNTNVVNGLGTHPSYKLVPTGALPSMFHPESPVFQRATVIGHTLWVTPNSPDERWPAGEFVNQSARDTGIGAWIRANRSIENTDVVLWYVFGIHHITRPEDWPIMPVDVVSFWLKPYGFFDRNPSLDVPASPPAHCHAPN from the coding sequence ATGAACGATCATCCCCTGGATCCGTTGTCCGCCGACGAGTTCACCGCGGTATCGGCGATCCTGCGCCGCGAGCGCGGGGTGGGCGAGGGCTGGCGGATCAACTGCGTCGAGATGGTGGAGCCGGGCAAAGCAGAGCTGGCCGCGTTCGACGGCGGCGGGCAGCGCCCTGCGCGCCGGGCCCTGGTGCTGTGCCTGGACCGCGCGGCCAATGCGACCTACCGCAGCGTGGTGTCGCTGACCGACGACCGGGTGGAGACCTTCGACCACGTCCCCGGTGTGCAGGCCAACTTCACCGTCGACGAATTCCACGAGTGCGACGAGATGCTGCGCAGCCACCCCGACGTCATCGCGGCGCTGGCCAAGCGGGGCATCACCGACATGGAGCTGGTCTTCATGGACACCTGGACCTACGGCGACGCCGTGGCGCCCCCGGAATTCCGCGACCGCCGCATCGGATGGTCGGACACCTGGCTGCGCAGCGCTCCCGGCGCCAATCCCTACGCCACCGCCGTCAGCGGCCTGCACTGCGTGGTGGACCTGAACTCGATGGAACTGCTGCGGGTCGAGGACGACGACCCGTTCGCCGCCGGCGGTAGACCGCCGGTGACGATGGGCGAGTATGTGCCCAAGCACATTCCGGACCGGATCAAGGCGGGCTACCAGCGTGAGCCGCTGAAACCGCTGGAGATCACCCAGCCCGACGGGCCGTCGTTCACGCTCACCGGAAACCTGCTGCGCTGGCAGAACTGGTCGCTGCGGGTGGGGTTCAACCACCGTGAGGGCATGACGCTGCACACGCTGAAGTACCGCGACGGTGAACGGGACCGTTCGGTGGCGCACCGGCTGTCCTTTGCGGAGATGATGGTGCCCTACCGCGATCCGTCAGTGGACCACTACCGCCGCACCGCCTTCGACATCGGGGAGTGGGGCCTCGGTTTCATGACCACCTCCCTGGCGCTGGGCTGCGACTGTCTGGGGGAGATCCGCTACCTCGATGCCACCCTGCACAATTCGAAGGGTGAGCCGTACACCATCGCCAATGCGGTGTGCATCCACGAGGAGGACAACGCGGTGCTGTGGAAGCACGTCGATGCCGGCAGCGCCGAGGTGCGCCGGATGCGGCGGCTCACCATCTCCAGCCACGTCACGGTGGCCAACTACGAGTACCTGATCTACTGGCGGCTGTATCAGGACGGCAACATCGAGTGCGAGGTGCGTGCCACCGGCATCATGGTCACCACGCCGGTGCCCCCGGGCAAACCGCATCCCAACGGCACCCTGGTCGATCAGGGCACCTATGCGCCGTTCCACCAGCACTTCCTGGTGGCGCGCCTGGACCTCGACGTCGACGGCACCGAGAACACGGTGTACATGACCGAGTCCCACGCCGCCCCCACCAGCGACGACAATCCCTACGGACTGTCGGTGGTGCAGCGCAACGTGCCGCTGCGCTCGGAGGGCCAAGGCATCCAGGATCTGAACTTCGCGACGCAGCGCGCCTGGAAGGTCGTCAACACCAACGTCGTCAACGGCCTGGGCACGCACCCGTCCTACAAACTGGTGCCCACCGGCGCGCTGCCGTCGATGTTCCATCCGGAGTCCCCGGTGTTCCAGCGGGCCACGGTCATCGGCCACACCCTGTGGGTGACGCCCAACAGCCCTGATGAGCGTTGGCCTGCAGGTGAATTCGTCAATCAGTCGGCCCGGGACACCGGAATCGGCGCGTGGATCCGCGCCAACCGGTCGATCGAGAACACCGATGTGGTTCTCTGGTACGTCTTCGGCATCCACCACATCACCCGGCCGGAGGACTGGCCGATCATGCCGGTCGATGTGGTGTCGTTCTGGCTCAAGCCGTACGGATTCTTCGACCGCAACCCGTCGCTGGATGTTCCTGCGAGCCCGCCCGCCCACTGTCACGCCCCGAATTGA